Part of the Deltaproteobacteria bacterium genome is shown below.
AAACTAGTAAGCAATTCGCGACGCAGTATCGAGCATCTCTTCGACCTCCTATATAACTTGGGTTCAAAAATTGAAGATTTAATTGACCGCTACGAAGTTCTCACGAACAATCTCGCAGCATCCGTGATCATGCGAGACACGAGTGGCAAAACTCTTTTTTGCAGCCCGTACGCGGAGGTTCTAACGGGATATTCACAAGAGGAGATAGCTGCATTTAAGGACGATTTTTTAGCTAACATTGTCTTAGATGAGGATATGGAGCGATATAAGCGCTCGAGCATAATTAGCAACCTAGGCGAAGACATAGTAGTGCGCTACCGCATACGACACAAAAGCGGCATTACTATCTGGGTGGAAAGTCACCTAGTTCCCATCTGCGACGACGACAATACAGTAATTTCCGTCATGAGCGTTTCTATCGACGTCACTGCATCGGTTCGCTACCAAGAACAAATCGAGCAACAAAACCGCGACTTAAGCGATTTCACATATATGGTCTCCCACGATTTAAAAGCGCCGATTTTTACAATTAAGGGGATGGCTGCCATTCTCATAGAGGACTACGCCAACAAACTTGACGCCGAGGGACTTGACTTTATTAGGCACATTATAGACGCAACGAACAGATTAGAAGCCCTAGTAAAAAGCGTCTTAGAATATTCATCGCTTTCAACTGGGCGACTGGCAGAGGAACGCGTCAGCTTAAACAACATCATTAAGCAAGCGCTTAGCGATCTAAGCCAGCAGACACGCGATGCCAAAGCCACAATTAACGTCGATGACAACTTGCCAACGGTAAGTGGCGACCCGTTACGCCTCTATCAAGTGTTTTCGAACCTGATAGGAAACGCCATAAAATACCGCTCTCCAGAAAGAGCATTAACGGTCGACATTTGCCTAAAAACTATTTCGGTCGATTCCGTTATACTCGACATAGCAGATAACGGTCTCGGAATTCCCAAGAATCGCCTCGCCGATGTTTTACGACCTTATCACAGAGCGCATGGAAACGAAATTGAGGGCAGTGGCATAGGCCTAGCTTGCGTTAAGAAAATCCTCGATAAACTCGACGGCTCAATTGAAATTTTTAGCGTTGAGGGAAAGGGAAGCGTTTTTCGACTGACATTAAAGCGCCCGACGAGACAAGAAAGAGATGAGCAACACCGACACAATGAACATTTTGATAGTCGATGACGACAAGGCTCACAGAAGCTTAATAAGAAGGGCTCTGCAACGCGCCGATATACAGAATCCCCTTCTCGAAGCAAGCAACATCGAGGAGGCTAGGTGCAACCTCCTACTCAATAATCCAACTTCTCCGACAGCCGAAATATTACTACTAGACCTGAATCTGCAAGGCGTTCGCAGTACCGCCCTAATAGCTGAACTCAGAAGTTCCACCTTCTACGCGCACACACCAATAATAGTCATATCGACTTCGCAACTGGAAAGGGACATACGCGAATGCTACGACTGCGGGGCAAATACTTACTTAGTAAAATCCGAAAACCCAAACACCTTCAGCCTCCACGTCTCACAAGCAGTAACCTTCTGGCTACATCAAAGCCTCGCGCTGCCGAAAAAGAGCGCATAATCTAGAGAACTCCGCTTACTATCCTGGCCTTACGGGGGTGAGAGTAGATAACCAGAAGTTCCCTTATCTGCATTGGTTGCCGATATTACAACTGCCAAATTTGCCGCTTAGGAGCAGTCTTCTTCGCTCACATTTTCTTCTTCTACATCAGAGCCTCCCAGCCGTTGTTTGCCCAAACGTTTGCGCATTCGGCCAAGTCGGGAGGCGGCGGTTTGTGCGCGCTTGATGCATTGCGCCATGATTTCTTGCAGCAAATCGTCATCTGAACCTTGGCAAAAGGTTTTCGCCAAATCGACGGACTGATAGTATTTTTTTTGTTGAGCAACAAGATCTCTAGCGGCACTTTGAAACTCCCTAGATTGTCGCATGATCACAGTTAGTTTGCATAGATTGTTAAGAATTACTGTAACCAATGCACTATTGCGATCTGGTGCTGTAAGCACCGCCTCGTTTAATGGCGGCCCCTCGCTAGCCTCCTGCAAAACCTCGTCCAAAACTTCGACCGTAAAAGGAATGCCCAAAAAATGCCGTGCGCCAGCAACCAATAAGCCAAACACATCATCTATGCGTGGCTCAGAAGAAACAGCTATTAAAGTGGAAGCGGCATCTAGATCGCGAAGCGTTACGACAAATTCCTTAACCGAACATTCATGAGAGTTAGCATCGAAGAGAACGTGCGTAAACTTTCTAAACTTAAATCTATCCATGGCCTCGACATGCGAATTGCAACAGCTAATCTCCTTAAATCCAA
Proteins encoded:
- a CDS encoding response regulator — encoded protein: MNILIVDDDKAHRSLIRRALQRADIQNPLLEASNIEEARCNLLLNNPTSPTAEILLLDLNLQGVRSTALIAELRSSTFYAHTPIIVISTSQLERDIRECYDCGANTYLVKSENPNTFSLHVSQAVTFWLHQSLALPKKSA
- a CDS encoding PAS domain S-box protein produces the protein MNYCSNYFLIKLLSARRATIALAFFSLVVAIICHHYYPSELSKNIFLGSLILFIFLAGCATTTTLVVKALRQANLHIAKLMTLSRHKLHDDIPLAVDIRDSHILPTGIDELDKLVSNSRRSIEHLFDLLYNLGSKIEDLIDRYEVLTNNLAASVIMRDTSGKTLFCSPYAEVLTGYSQEEIAAFKDDFLANIVLDEDMERYKRSSIISNLGEDIVVRYRIRHKSGITIWVESHLVPICDDDNTVISVMSVSIDVTASVRYQEQIEQQNRDLSDFTYMVSHDLKAPIFTIKGMAAILIEDYANKLDAEGLDFIRHIIDATNRLEALVKSVLEYSSLSTGRLAEERVSLNNIIKQALSDLSQQTRDAKATINVDDNLPTVSGDPLRLYQVFSNLIGNAIKYRSPERALTVDICLKTISVDSVILDIADNGLGIPKNRLADVLRPYHRAHGNEIEGSGIGLACVKKILDKLDGSIEIFSVEGKGSVFRLTLKRPTRQERDEQHRHNEHFDSR